Proteins from a single region of Acidianus ambivalens:
- the gdS-2 gene encoding hexaprenyl pyrophosphate synthase — MDLIEFWERSKVIIDSLVTKFVDDVKDWEIMEMSKYIMKDGKRFRGTLVFLFNDALGGEEKNAYQGALATEILHSASLALDDIVDYDLTRRGMASAWAVYTNRRVIFVSNFLIPTALKIISSYGKEALNISIELWKDTAIGALKDMYGDKREYFKTIELKTASLFKLPAMLASFSSGKKELVDKLLEAGRVLGIIYQLIDDYVDCVKLEPEKLVGSAKQLFELTNGKVDPFVSNKYAELKSEYLRIISSIPFFNEYNELIIALPDFLTMGLLAESGIKNKLF; from the coding sequence GTGGATTTAATAGAGTTCTGGGAGAGGAGCAAAGTTATCATTGACTCCTTAGTTACAAAGTTTGTTGATGACGTTAAGGATTGGGAAATTATGGAAATGAGCAAATACATCATGAAAGATGGAAAAAGGTTTAGAGGAACTCTTGTGTTCCTCTTTAACGACGCTTTAGGTGGGGAGGAGAAAAACGCATACCAGGGAGCTTTGGCTACAGAAATACTTCATTCTGCGTCTTTAGCTTTGGACGACATTGTTGATTATGACTTGACTAGGCGAGGAATGGCCTCTGCTTGGGCAGTTTATACAAATAGGAGAGTAATATTTGTATCTAATTTTCTTATTCCTACAGCTTTAAAAATTATTTCTTCATATGGAAAGGAAGCATTGAATATAAGCATAGAACTTTGGAAGGATACTGCAATAGGAGCATTGAAAGACATGTATGGAGATAAAAGAGAATATTTTAAGACAATAGAATTAAAAACTGCTAGTCTATTTAAACTTCCAGCTATGCTGGCTTCCTTCTCTTCTGGGAAAAAAGAATTAGTGGATAAACTTTTGGAGGCAGGAAGAGTTCTGGGTATTATTTATCAACTTATAGATGATTACGTTGACTGTGTAAAATTGGAACCCGAAAAACTCGTTGGAAGTGCTAAACAACTATTTGAATTAACTAACGGTAAGGTTGATCCTTTTGTTTCAAATAAATATGCAGAATTAAAAAGTGAGTATTTAAGAATCATATCCTCAATACCATTCTTTAATGAATATAACGAGTTAATAATAGCATTACCAGATTTTCTAACAATGGGTTTATTGGCGGAATCAGGAATAAAAAATAAATTGTTTTAA
- a CDS encoding ATP-grasp domain-containing protein codes for MHESQKVTEPSKELLVEIRDRGHTAYYIRPSKLNGIIDEEIEFTYAGKKISLDGGIIRNLGFLLTTEQLAKRIDILIEMEKSGVVFINNPQSVLLARDKFESLMKLNRAGVPVPPTAMVEDPFEVMRLVEKWGEVVIKPVIGSLGLGSVRASDPDIAFRIAKAILSVNQPVYVQKYVKKPDRDIRAFVVGDRLLGSIYRISQGSWKTNVAQGAVVQVFKPSSEIEELSLKATKVLGLDYAGIDIVEDLEGGLKILEVNAAPLWKGFSSATHINPAKYIVEYLIQKIKK; via the coding sequence ATTCACGAATCACAGAAGGTAACTGAGCCTTCTAAAGAGCTTTTAGTAGAAATAAGAGATAGAGGTCATACTGCTTATTATATTAGACCGTCAAAACTTAATGGAATAATAGACGAGGAAATAGAATTCACATATGCTGGAAAAAAGATTTCCCTTGATGGAGGAATAATAAGGAATTTAGGATTTCTGCTCACTACAGAACAGTTGGCAAAGAGGATAGATATTCTAATCGAGATGGAAAAGAGCGGAGTAGTTTTCATTAATAATCCTCAGTCAGTACTTTTAGCTAGGGATAAGTTCGAGAGTTTAATGAAATTGAATAGGGCAGGAGTTCCAGTACCGCCTACTGCAATGGTAGAAGATCCTTTTGAAGTAATGAGGTTAGTAGAAAAATGGGGAGAAGTTGTTATTAAACCAGTAATAGGAAGTCTTGGATTGGGTTCTGTTAGAGCCAGTGACCCAGATATAGCCTTTAGGATAGCTAAGGCCATACTTTCAGTTAATCAACCAGTTTACGTTCAAAAGTACGTTAAAAAGCCTGATAGAGATATAAGAGCTTTTGTAGTTGGAGATAGACTCCTAGGAAGTATATACAGGATTTCTCAAGGTAGTTGGAAAACTAATGTTGCACAAGGTGCTGTAGTTCAGGTATTTAAACCTTCCAGCGAAATAGAGGAACTTAGCCTAAAGGCTACAAAAGTTCTCGGTTTAGATTATGCCGGAATTGATATTGTAGAAGATTTAGAAGGCGGATTAAAGATTCTCGAAGTTAATGCTGCCCCGTTGTGGAAAGGATTTAGTTCAGCAACTCACATAAATCCAGCAAAATATATTGTTGAGTACTTAATACAGAAAATTAAGAAATGA
- a CDS encoding Lrp/AsnC family transcriptional regulator: MSEHYYLDDVDRKIISILQQDSRISFSRLAKMLNLSESTIHMRIKRLREAGVIRGFCVDVDLDKVGMNVLAFVLLKADPKKYEDILRKLAEIKEVFEIYDVTGEYYALLKVRVSDKEELAKVLDKIGNMEGVTSTYTMFVLRVIKEKKNAFE, translated from the coding sequence ATGAGCGAACATTATTATTTAGACGACGTGGATAGGAAAATAATTTCAATACTTCAACAAGATTCTAGAATATCTTTCTCAAGATTAGCAAAAATGCTAAATCTAAGCGAGTCCACAATACATATGAGAATAAAAAGACTTAGAGAAGCTGGAGTAATAAGGGGATTTTGCGTAGACGTAGATTTAGATAAAGTAGGGATGAACGTACTTGCTTTTGTCTTACTAAAGGCTGATCCAAAAAAGTACGAAGATATTCTTAGAAAACTTGCAGAAATTAAGGAAGTCTTCGAGATATACGATGTGACTGGGGAATATTACGCTTTACTTAAGGTAAGAGTCTCAGACAAGGAGGAATTAGCAAAAGTTCTGGATAAGATAGGCAATATGGAAGGAGTTACTTCAACTTATACAATGTTTGTGCTCAGAGTAATAAAAGAGAAGAAAAATGCATTTGAATGA
- a CDS encoding NAD(P)/FAD-dependent oxidoreductase, protein MMELAIVGGGPAGLSLAYFLRGSKINTTVYEGLSDVGLKPCAWGVMKGIEDYLPIPKEAIINEIKGFRIYLDGKLLYDIKGREILGYIVNKPKFLRILGEKVDLRLNSKVVEKDGKILVNDKEIEADKVIYANGHYSFKGDYAIPAIQYITDYKIDPEIVEMYFFSDLLGYGWVFPEEDGSKIGIGGYADVNFLKERLKSLVKGKIKAFQGAKVADYGVIEDRLSNGNYIGEALGTVYAVTGEGIRPSIISAKIMADSLLNNKDFSKEFKKSKLYWSLQIHAKVIRDSKKKGTQSIKGLERVLLKTPPELVLKFALGDFTKIDLLKIFGRMII, encoded by the coding sequence ATGATGGAATTGGCAATAGTCGGAGGAGGGCCTGCAGGACTTTCGTTGGCTTACTTTCTAAGAGGAAGTAAGATAAATACCACAGTTTATGAAGGTCTTTCAGACGTTGGTCTAAAACCTTGTGCATGGGGGGTTATGAAGGGAATTGAGGATTATCTTCCGATTCCTAAAGAAGCTATTATAAATGAAATAAAAGGATTTAGAATTTACCTTGACGGTAAACTTTTGTATGATATAAAAGGTAGGGAAATTTTAGGTTATATTGTTAATAAACCCAAATTTTTGAGGATTCTTGGAGAAAAAGTGGATCTAAGATTAAATTCTAAAGTAGTCGAAAAGGATGGAAAAATCCTAGTAAATGATAAGGAAATTGAAGCTGATAAAGTAATTTACGCTAATGGTCATTACTCTTTTAAAGGAGATTATGCGATTCCTGCAATACAATATATTACGGATTATAAAATAGATCCAGAAATAGTAGAAATGTACTTCTTTTCAGACCTTTTAGGCTATGGCTGGGTTTTTCCTGAAGAAGATGGCTCAAAAATAGGCATTGGCGGTTACGCTGATGTAAATTTTCTTAAAGAAAGGTTAAAGAGTCTAGTTAAGGGCAAAATAAAAGCTTTCCAAGGGGCAAAGGTAGCAGATTATGGAGTAATAGAAGATAGGTTATCAAACGGTAATTATATAGGCGAAGCTCTAGGCACCGTCTATGCTGTAACCGGTGAAGGAATTAGGCCTTCAATAATATCAGCAAAGATAATGGCAGATTCTTTGCTAAATAATAAAGACTTTTCAAAGGAATTTAAGAAGAGCAAGCTTTATTGGAGTTTACAAATCCACGCTAAGGTTATAAGAGATTCTAAAAAGAAAGGAACTCAAAGTATTAAAGGATTAGAGAGAGTATTACTCAAGACTCCGCCAGAGCTTGTTCTTAAGTTTGCTTTAGGAGACTTTACAAAGATTGATTTATTAAAAATATTTGGAAGAATGATAATATGA
- a CDS encoding isoaspartyl peptidase/L-asparaginase yields MKYQKPILLIHGGAGNWKERDSEKAVKEINNALDRGFEEFKRGSSLEAVVEAISYMEDSGVFDAGRGSVKNSKGEIEMDAGLMYGNKLSVGAVAAVKVKNPIRLALQVMKDGRHVLLVGKEAEEIFPSTPLSVEDTVGAVALDIDGNLVAGTSTGGIANKLPGRVGDSPIPGAGYYATSRVAVSSTGIGEIILKILPAKEVDILVSMGLSICDAVRSVINKVTNIFGKGNIGMIGIDNNGNATAYYNTVGMARGIKYGNGERKSFVFEGEI; encoded by the coding sequence GTGAAATATCAAAAGCCCATACTTCTAATCCATGGTGGTGCTGGAAACTGGAAGGAAAGAGACTCAGAAAAGGCAGTAAAGGAGATTAATAACGCCTTAGACAGGGGATTTGAGGAATTTAAAAGAGGCAGTTCCTTAGAGGCAGTAGTAGAGGCAATTTCCTACATGGAAGACTCAGGAGTTTTTGATGCTGGGAGAGGTAGCGTAAAAAATTCTAAAGGAGAAATTGAAATGGACGCTGGATTGATGTATGGAAATAAATTGAGCGTTGGCGCAGTAGCTGCAGTGAAAGTTAAAAATCCGATAAGACTTGCGTTACAAGTAATGAAAGATGGAAGACATGTATTACTAGTAGGGAAAGAGGCTGAAGAAATCTTTCCTTCGACTCCTTTAAGCGTTGAAGACACCGTAGGCGCTGTTGCACTAGATATTGATGGAAACTTAGTAGCTGGTACAAGTACTGGAGGCATCGCAAATAAATTACCGGGAAGAGTCGGAGATTCGCCTATACCTGGAGCAGGATATTATGCTACATCTAGAGTGGCAGTTTCATCAACTGGAATAGGCGAAATAATCCTAAAGATCTTGCCTGCTAAAGAGGTTGATATTCTAGTTTCAATGGGATTATCAATTTGTGACGCCGTAAGAAGCGTGATAAATAAGGTTACTAACATTTTTGGAAAGGGTAATATAGGAATGATTGGTATAGATAATAATGGAAATGCAACAGCTTACTACAATACAGTTGGTATGGCAAGGGGGATCAAATACGGTAACGGTGAAAGAAAATCATTCGTATTCGAAGGTGAAATATGA
- a CDS encoding phosphoesterase, whose product MKILVMSNIRFPEPHIESTLSSIIKKEEPETIVLDGDTTQCYWDYECPRVIDVLYVIRSIAPWAQIIYVQGDMDPHAIKCIMAEPRYREEIIGTTMYIADVSSVKYYILHGHQGDIDQLRRSVGAGPWDWIIVGQYKRLEMDKLARVIYVGGITREFPPEARGYLVITDSNHYLRSLSQ is encoded by the coding sequence ATGAAAATCCTAGTCATGAGTAATATAAGGTTCCCAGAACCACATATAGAGAGCACTTTGTCTTCTATCATAAAGAAAGAAGAGCCAGAAACGATAGTCTTAGATGGAGATACCACACAATGTTATTGGGATTACGAATGCCCTAGAGTTATAGATGTACTTTATGTAATAAGAAGTATTGCACCTTGGGCTCAAATTATATATGTTCAAGGTGATATGGATCCTCACGCAATTAAATGCATAATGGCAGAGCCTAGATATAGGGAAGAAATAATTGGAACAACTATGTATATTGCAGACGTTTCTTCAGTTAAATATTACATTTTACATGGACATCAAGGTGATATAGACCAACTTAGGAGAAGCGTTGGGGCAGGACCTTGGGATTGGATAATAGTTGGACAATATAAAAGGTTAGAGATGGATAAGCTTGCTAGAGTTATTTACGTTGGTGGAATAACTAGGGAATTCCCTCCTGAAGCTAGAGGATACCTTGTAATAACTGATTCCAATCATTACCTAAGATCATTATCTCAATAA
- a CDS encoding DUF5751 family protein, translating into MQPDYRPIIALIYVKDEELTETFRKMFKDVRLLGGKKIVANVISNSEYWNFFANARETILDNLDLGLEIFTWKPNEVDKMIKKIQQYNYKGFITYCSDENKYNMRKILDILPTSMKANMLRDYCK; encoded by the coding sequence ATGCAACCAGACTATAGACCAATAATTGCCCTAATCTATGTAAAAGATGAGGAATTAACTGAAACTTTTAGAAAAATGTTTAAAGATGTGAGACTTCTTGGTGGAAAAAAGATTGTAGCTAACGTAATTTCTAATTCAGAGTATTGGAACTTTTTTGCTAACGCTAGAGAGACAATATTAGATAACCTTGACTTAGGTTTAGAAATCTTTACTTGGAAACCTAACGAGGTCGATAAAATGATAAAGAAGATTCAACAATATAATTATAAGGGGTTCATAACTTACTGCAGTGATGAAAATAAATATAATATGAGAAAAATTTTGGATATTCTCCCAACGTCAATGAAGGCTAACATGCTAAGAGATTATTGTAAGTAA
- a CDS encoding digeranylgeranylglycerophospholipid reductase gives MKNNYDVLIIGGGFAGATTAWHLANHGLKVLLIDSKPWNRIGDKPCGDAVSKEHFDNLGMPYPEGEQLEQKIEGIKLYSPDMKTEWTVKGEGFEINAPAYTQRLLKEASNRGVEVLDMTTAMKPIFEDGFVKGAILFDRRHNQQIEVKAKVVVEATGYSMSFRSKLPQGLPVTENLDDKDADIAYREVAYTKDDIDEPQYLKIFVNQKASPGGYWWYFPKGKNKVNIGLGIQGGMGYPSIYTFYDKYLNEFGSDVDRNRLIVKGGALVPTRRPISTLAWNGILVVGDSAFTANPVHGGGKGSAMISGYCAAKAILNAFEVGDFSAKTLWSANLCYIERYGAKQASLELFRRFLQKLSDDDINYGMRKKVIKEEDLLEASAKGDLQLSVAEKAMRIIAGLGRPSLLMKLKVVAEYMKKAKDLYREYPSDPNNLEQWKSEVNKLLLDFENLMNK, from the coding sequence TTGAAAAATAATTATGACGTATTAATTATAGGCGGTGGATTCGCAGGAGCTACAACCGCATGGCACTTAGCAAATCATGGATTGAAAGTTCTTTTAATAGACAGCAAGCCTTGGAATAGAATTGGAGATAAACCTTGCGGAGATGCAGTAAGTAAGGAGCACTTTGATAACCTAGGAATGCCATATCCAGAAGGAGAACAATTAGAACAAAAAATAGAGGGAATAAAACTTTACAGCCCAGACATGAAAACTGAATGGACAGTAAAAGGAGAAGGATTTGAAATAAATGCTCCAGCATATACTCAGAGACTATTAAAGGAGGCGTCAAATAGAGGAGTAGAAGTTTTAGACATGACCACAGCAATGAAGCCAATATTCGAAGACGGATTCGTAAAGGGAGCCATCCTTTTTGATAGGAGACATAATCAGCAAATTGAGGTTAAGGCTAAAGTTGTGGTAGAAGCTACTGGATATTCAATGAGTTTTAGGAGCAAGCTACCGCAAGGTTTACCGGTTACTGAAAATTTAGACGATAAGGATGCAGACATAGCTTATAGAGAAGTAGCCTACACAAAGGACGATATAGATGAGCCACAATATCTCAAGATTTTCGTTAATCAAAAAGCTTCTCCAGGAGGGTACTGGTGGTATTTCCCTAAAGGAAAGAACAAAGTTAACATAGGTCTAGGAATTCAAGGAGGAATGGGCTATCCCAGTATTTACACATTTTATGACAAATACTTAAACGAATTTGGTAGTGATGTTGATAGAAATAGATTAATAGTCAAAGGTGGAGCTTTAGTTCCTACTAGGAGGCCTATAAGTACTTTAGCTTGGAACGGAATTTTAGTTGTAGGAGATTCAGCATTTACAGCAAATCCTGTACACGGAGGAGGAAAAGGTTCTGCAATGATTTCTGGATACTGTGCAGCAAAAGCTATACTTAATGCCTTCGAAGTAGGAGATTTCTCTGCAAAAACATTATGGTCTGCCAATTTATGCTATATTGAAAGATATGGTGCAAAACAAGCAAGTTTGGAATTATTTAGAAGATTCCTGCAAAAGCTTTCAGATGACGATATAAATTACGGTATGAGGAAAAAGGTAATCAAGGAAGAGGACTTGCTTGAAGCTAGTGCAAAAGGAGATTTGCAATTATCAGTGGCAGAAAAAGCAATGAGGATAATAGCTGGACTAGGTAGACCATCACTTTTAATGAAATTAAAGGTTGTAGCAGAATACATGAAGAAAGCTAAAGATTTATATAGAGAATACCCAAGTGATCCTAATAATTTGGAACAATGGAAGAGCGAAGTTAATAAACTGTTACTAGATTTTGAAAATCTCATGAATAAATAG
- a CDS encoding DUF2070 family protein, producing the protein MDSEKLTRKYYSKLISLPSARILLFIDVIEGAIIAFRGLEIGILFFYSFLIYSVSLLAILGKRIRTALTLISIFSAAYLILSLFPIPYVFIFGTFIPLVNYSLLVDYNEKISVTLASIASLIPSIILADLTILGIVYVIAVGISSYVYVALINRKGNKIVGISSLKIVRPFLRALNYNKNAELEEFLDKISIPSVLNILTVKINETYLVLPQIHFGMYGEIGSSKFPYHVEEVIPNSFVFHGPGSHEIDLTSSKESKRIAQEILNTRFEKANFTGITQEMLGDFKITTLNFDKFTLSFVERPLKGIDDLPGALWRDMISTNNFLVDCHNETLIDEIGRKEYVTLKNFIYSKERYLGNRKLKIGYAEGEVNCEGLCKNKVRVLSFYSPEEDKKVSIIYLYANNACHGLREKIEQNLSDLTNAILVTPDDHSCTAMSFGNLYQPATLCEQLIIRSRELVKESLEKMEDVNNIEYGIIKVKTRVIGKVVSSMVDGLEKVGGFAMKTFWIPIIIPYVILVVFLFIHEIFKI; encoded by the coding sequence GTGGATTCTGAAAAACTTACTAGGAAATATTATTCTAAGCTAATATCTTTGCCTAGTGCCAGAATCCTATTATTTATAGATGTTATTGAAGGTGCAATAATAGCCTTTAGAGGTTTAGAAATAGGAATTTTATTCTTTTACTCTTTCCTAATATATTCGGTTTCTCTTTTAGCTATTCTAGGCAAAAGGATTAGGACAGCGCTTACGTTAATTTCAATATTTTCTGCAGCATATTTGATTTTATCACTATTTCCTATCCCTTATGTCTTCATTTTTGGTACTTTTATTCCTCTAGTAAATTATTCTCTTTTAGTTGATTATAATGAAAAAATCTCAGTTACGTTAGCTTCGATAGCCTCTTTAATACCATCAATAATATTGGCAGACCTGACCATACTTGGGATAGTTTACGTTATTGCAGTGGGAATTTCGTCCTATGTCTATGTTGCCTTGATAAATAGAAAAGGGAATAAAATAGTTGGTATATCTTCTCTAAAGATAGTTAGGCCTTTTTTAAGAGCATTAAACTATAATAAGAACGCTGAACTCGAAGAGTTTTTAGATAAAATATCTATACCAAGTGTGCTTAATATTCTTACTGTAAAAATAAATGAGACCTATTTAGTACTTCCTCAAATCCACTTTGGCATGTATGGAGAAATAGGTAGTTCAAAGTTTCCCTATCATGTTGAGGAAGTTATTCCTAATTCTTTTGTCTTCCATGGTCCAGGTAGTCACGAGATAGATCTTACTTCAAGTAAGGAATCAAAAAGAATAGCACAAGAGATACTTAATACCCGTTTTGAAAAGGCAAACTTTACCGGAATTACTCAGGAAATGCTAGGAGATTTCAAGATAACTACTTTGAATTTTGACAAATTCACGCTATCATTTGTTGAAAGGCCATTGAAAGGTATAGACGATTTGCCAGGAGCATTATGGAGGGATATGATTTCTACTAATAATTTTCTAGTCGATTGTCATAACGAAACCTTAATAGACGAAATAGGGAGGAAAGAATATGTTACCCTTAAGAATTTTATTTACAGTAAGGAAAGATATTTGGGTAATAGGAAACTTAAAATAGGTTATGCAGAAGGCGAAGTAAACTGCGAAGGTCTTTGCAAGAATAAGGTAAGAGTCTTATCTTTTTATTCTCCTGAGGAGGATAAGAAAGTCTCAATAATTTACTTATACGCAAATAACGCTTGCCATGGGCTAAGAGAAAAAATAGAGCAAAATTTATCTGATTTGACTAACGCAATCTTGGTTACTCCAGATGATCATTCTTGTACTGCGATGAGCTTTGGTAACCTTTATCAACCAGCTACATTATGTGAACAACTAATTATTAGATCCAGAGAGCTTGTGAAAGAAAGTTTAGAAAAAATGGAAGATGTAAATAACATAGAATATGGAATAATAAAAGTTAAGACAAGGGTAATAGGTAAAGTAGTTTCATCTATGGTAGATGGATTGGAAAAAGTCGGAGGCTTTGCAATGAAAACTTTCTGGATACCTATAATCATTCCTTATGTAATATTAGTTGTTTTCCTATTTATTCATGAGATTTTCAAAATCTAG
- a CDS encoding HAD-IIA family hydrolase yields the protein MLDYDLIISDVDGVIVREGEPIWENIFAIRKLKEEGKKIILVTNNSGFSRVLLSRQLNYLGLEITPNDIITSGLSAAIYMKRNTKVKSVYVIGEEGLVEEMKNFNFRVLSTEEVEENNPDAVVLGLDRLATYDKLSTGMRCVARGSMFIVTNMDRLWPSKDGLKLGAGALASSIIYALKREPDFIAGKPNKWIIQVAMELTGIKDLSKVLVIGDQLETDIKMGNDIGADTVLVLTGISRKEDVEKSNIKPKIVVENLSLLI from the coding sequence GTGCTGGACTATGATTTAATAATCTCCGACGTTGATGGCGTTATAGTTAGAGAAGGAGAACCAATTTGGGAAAATATTTTTGCTATTAGAAAATTAAAAGAAGAAGGTAAAAAGATAATTCTTGTTACGAACAATTCGGGCTTCAGCAGAGTACTTTTATCTAGGCAATTAAACTACTTAGGATTAGAGATAACTCCTAACGATATAATAACTAGTGGCCTTTCTGCTGCAATTTATATGAAGAGAAATACAAAAGTTAAAAGCGTTTACGTAATAGGAGAAGAAGGCCTTGTTGAAGAAATGAAGAACTTTAACTTTAGAGTTCTATCGACTGAAGAAGTTGAGGAAAATAATCCTGACGCAGTGGTTTTGGGTTTAGATAGGCTAGCTACTTACGATAAGTTATCAACGGGAATGAGATGCGTAGCTAGAGGATCAATGTTCATAGTAACTAATATGGATAGATTATGGCCCTCAAAGGACGGATTGAAACTTGGAGCAGGAGCTCTTGCTTCTTCCATAATTTATGCCCTCAAAAGAGAACCTGATTTTATCGCAGGAAAGCCAAATAAGTGGATAATACAAGTTGCAATGGAATTAACTGGAATAAAGGATCTGTCAAAAGTTTTAGTTATTGGAGATCAGCTGGAGACTGACATAAAGATGGGTAACGATATAGGGGCAGATACTGTATTAGTTTTAACCGGAATATCAAGAAAGGAAGACGTAGAGAAAAGTAATATAAAACCAAAAATTGTTGTAGAAAACCTGTCATTGTTAATTTAA
- a CDS encoding succinate dehydrogenase flavoprotein subunit — protein MEKLSYDAIVIGGGLAGLMAAHEIAVSGYKVAVISKVFPTRSHSSSAEGGIAAYIEGNSDPNDNPDYMTYDTIKGGDFLVDQDAAELLSQKSGEIVRIMESWGTLFNRQPDGRVAVRYFGGQTYPRTRFVGDKTGMALLHTLFQRVSGLDIDFYNEWFALDLIRDDKRVVGVVAMEMKSMTPVFFKARAIVMATGGMGMLYAHSTNAYINTGDGYAMALRAGAALKDPEFVQFHPTALYPSDILISEAARGEGAILINNKGERFMARYAPRKLDLAPRDITSRAIITEIREGRGFPGGYVGLDLRHLGEDYIKERLALAYEAAKNFAGVDATQEPIPVRPAQHYYMGGIDVDITGQNPDLVGLFAAGEAACVSVHGANRLGSNSLLETLVFGRETGRAVAKFLSEHKEEDSNSLDKEAEKVVDDAYKFVKSESGVHFGEILNKLRNVMWEKVGIFRDEDGMKDALSQIIELRKMTSSMYVLDKSTTYNTEFFNALELRNMLDLAIVIARTALERKESRGAHYRTDYPERDDTNWLKHTIAYLKGETVEITYKPVRITRWKPEPRVY, from the coding sequence ATGGAAAAACTTTCTTATGACGCAATAGTCATAGGCGGCGGACTGGCTGGTTTAATGGCCGCTCATGAGATTGCCGTTTCTGGATATAAAGTTGCAGTAATATCGAAAGTCTTTCCTACAAGGTCTCACTCATCATCAGCAGAAGGAGGAATAGCTGCATATATTGAGGGAAATTCTGACCCTAACGATAATCCAGATTATATGACTTATGACACTATAAAAGGAGGAGATTTTTTAGTTGACCAAGATGCAGCAGAATTACTATCTCAAAAATCTGGAGAAATAGTAAGAATAATGGAAAGCTGGGGCACTTTATTTAATAGACAACCTGATGGCAGAGTCGCCGTAAGATATTTTGGAGGTCAAACTTATCCAAGGACCAGATTCGTAGGAGATAAAACTGGAATGGCGTTACTTCATACCTTATTCCAGAGGGTTTCTGGTTTAGATATAGACTTTTACAACGAGTGGTTTGCTTTAGACCTCATTAGAGACGACAAGAGAGTTGTAGGAGTAGTAGCAATGGAAATGAAATCTATGACGCCAGTATTCTTTAAAGCTAGAGCAATAGTCATGGCCACTGGAGGTATGGGAATGCTTTACGCTCACTCTACTAATGCATATATAAACACCGGCGACGGATATGCAATGGCTTTAAGGGCAGGAGCGGCATTAAAAGATCCAGAATTCGTTCAATTCCATCCCACTGCTCTTTATCCATCGGATATACTAATTAGCGAAGCGGCTAGAGGAGAAGGAGCAATACTAATTAATAACAAAGGAGAAAGGTTCATGGCAAGATATGCACCAAGAAAATTGGACTTAGCCCCTAGAGATATAACTTCTAGGGCAATAATAACTGAGATCAGAGAAGGTAGAGGTTTTCCTGGCGGTTACGTAGGCTTAGATTTAAGGCATTTAGGAGAAGATTACATTAAAGAAAGATTAGCCTTAGCTTATGAGGCTGCAAAGAACTTTGCAGGAGTTGATGCAACGCAAGAACCTATTCCGGTAAGGCCTGCACAACACTATTATATGGGCGGAATAGACGTTGATATTACCGGCCAAAATCCGGATTTAGTAGGATTATTTGCTGCAGGCGAAGCTGCCTGCGTTTCAGTTCACGGTGCAAATAGATTAGGTTCTAACTCTTTACTTGAAACACTAGTTTTTGGGAGAGAAACAGGCAGAGCAGTAGCTAAATTCTTATCTGAACATAAAGAGGAAGATAGTAACAGCCTAGATAAAGAAGCTGAGAAAGTTGTAGATGATGCTTACAAATTTGTAAAGAGCGAGAGTGGGGTTCACTTTGGTGAAATTCTCAATAAGCTCAGGAACGTTATGTGGGAAAAGGTAGGTATATTTAGAGACGAAGATGGAATGAAGGATGCTTTATCTCAAATTATTGAATTGAGGAAGATGACTTCATCTATGTATGTTCTGGATAAAAGCACCACCTATAATACTGAATTCTTCAATGCTTTAGAACTTAGGAATATGCTAGATTTAGCAATAGTAATAGCAAGAACTGCACTTGAG